A single window of Botrytis cinerea B05.10 chromosome 3, complete sequence DNA harbors:
- the Bcpgs1 gene encoding Bcpgs1 encodes MIVRTITRCSRIRKVPSFQPPLQRMKQRAHSTSTSSTTTTPTAPSPASILGAFTDECDKLAPKFEVDASQIQILRTPSEFYETLKSKILAAETRVFLSTLYIGKTEHELISTLQQALRANPDLKLSILTDALRGTRESPSASCASLLAPLVSEFGADRVEIRMYHTPNLNGLRKKYIPKRINEGWGLQHMKLYGVDDEIIISGANLSSDYFTNRQDRYHVFSSKEVTQYFYNIQNAVSSLSFLVSPDPQLPAGYTLEWPSSNSCPSPLADSQKYISHASSILTPLIQASTTSNSTSRNPQANTTIYPISQFTPLFPSTSDTSTELPLLTRLLTFLNSPTTPSSWTFTAGYFNPSPTLTSLLLHTTSKNNTVLTASPHANGFYNSPGVSGMLPAAYTLLLRKFLVAAQKIQGPSPSITLREWKRGTVNEPEGWTYHAKGLWVSFPTQSSPSSPTETPKPAITVLGSSNYTKRSYTLDLETGVMIVTRDPELQERLRQERDGLGEWASEVGMKEFQSSERRVGLHVRIAMWIVGVVGGAL; translated from the exons ATGATCGTTAGGACTATTACACGCTGTTCTCGAATTCGAAAGGTTCCCTCCTTTCAACCACCATTACAACGAATGAAACAGCGAGCACATTCGACATCTACAAGCTCTACTACTACCACGCCCACAGCACCCTCTCCAGCTTCCATACTAGGCGCTTTTACAGATGAATGTGATAAGCTAGCTCCAAAATTTGAGGTGGATGCTTCGCAGATACAAATTTTACGAACGCCGTCAGAGTTTTACGAGACGTTGAAG AGCAAAATACTGGCAGCAGAGACACGAGTTTTCTTATCGACTTTGTATATAGGAAAAACAGAACATGAATTA ATATCCACACTTCAGCAAGCTCTGCGTGCAAACCCAGATTTGAAACTTAGTATTCTCACTGATGCCTTGAGAGGAACAAGAGAGTCTCCCAGTGCGTCATGTGCTTCACTTCTTGCCCCGCTGGTGTCAGAGTTTGGTGCAGATAGAGTCGAGATCCGTATGTACCATACCCCGAATTTGAATGGTTTGAGGAAAAAGTATATTCCCAAACGAATTAATGAAGGATGGGGTTTGCAGCACATGAAATTATATGGAGTGGATgatgaaattattatatccGG AGCAAATCTATCCAGTGACTATTTCACAAATCGACAAGATAGATATCATGTGTTTTCCTCTAAAGAAGTCACGCAGTATTTCTACAACATCCAGAATGCAGTCTCAAGTTTGAGCTTCTTGGTATCACCAGATCCTCAATTACCTGCTGGATACACGCTTGAATGGCCTTCCTCAAATTCCTGCCCTTCCCCTCTGGCAGACTCCCAAAAATACATCTCTCATGCATCATCCATTCTCACACCCTTGATTCAAGCTTCAACAACATCGAATTCGACATCCCGCAATCCTCAAGCTAACACAACGATATATCCCATCTCCCAGTTCACACCATTGTTCCCGTCAACTTCCGACACATCCACCGAACTTCCCCTGCTCACCCGTCTCCTTacctttctcaattctccCACCACCCCTTCATCTTGGACTTTCACAGCCGGCTACTTCAACCCGTCGCCAACTCTTACGTCTCTGCTCCTCCACACAACATCTAAAAATAACACAGTCCTAACCGCTTCCCCTCACGCGAACGGTTTCTACAATTCCCCTGGAGTCTCAGGCATGCTCCCCGCAGCCTACACCTTGCTACTCCGCAAATTCCTCGTCGCAGCTCAGAAGATTCAAGGaccctctccatccatcactctacgagaatggaaaagagGAACTGTCAATGAGCCTGAAGGTTGGACGTATCACGCTAAGGGACTTTGGGTATCATTCCCCACCCAGTCATCCCCTTCATCCCCAACCGAGACTCCCAAGCCGGCAATCACAGTGCTGGGTAGTAGTAACTATACCAAACGATCCTATACATTAGATCTCGAAACAGGTGTCATGATCGTAACCCGAGATCCGGAGTTGCAAGAAAGACTGAGACAGGAAAGAGATGGCCTAGGAGAGTGGGCAAGCGAGGTGGGGATGAAGGAGTTCCAGAGTAGTGAGAGGAGAGTGGGGCTGCATGTTAGGATTGCGATGTGGATTGTGGGGGTTGTGGGCGGTGCTTTGTAA